A single region of the Coregonus clupeaformis isolate EN_2021a unplaced genomic scaffold, ASM2061545v1 scaf0007, whole genome shotgun sequence genome encodes:
- the LOC121538733 gene encoding cathepsin K encodes MASESQDVDKEFEDWKKEHGKKYKSKEEEAKRKKIWLGSRTLVIEHNKKYDSGESTFQCGMNHMSDLEQHEVCCGGIMSCREEKNDS; translated from the exons ATGGCAAGTGAAAGTCAAGATGTGGATAAAGAGTTTGAAGATTGGAAAAAAGAACATG GGAAGAAGTACAAATCCAAGGAGGAGGAAGCCAAGCGCAAGAAGATCTGGCTAGGGAGTAGGACCTTGGTCATAGAACACAACAAGAAATATGACAGCGGAGAGTCAACCTTCCAATGTGGCATGAACCACATGTCTGACTTG GAACAACATGAGGTCTGCTGTGGTGGCATAATGAGCTGTCGGGAAGAGAAGAATGATAGTTAG